CATCCAGACATAAATCCTACGACCAACACAGAATTTATTTATGTCATCTGTCCAACACTAAGGCGCGTTTATCATGTTTAAATCGAAACTATTTTGGGGTGGTGTTTTACTCTGCGGTGTGGCGATACTCCTCGGTATTCTAATCCACAAGGCAAATCAGCCGCAAGAAACAATAAAGATATACAAAACTGTTACACCAGAACGGAGCGTTAAGTCTCAACCTTCAGCAAAACTGAAAGTTCAAGCAGCCGAGGATGCAAATGAACCAGAGATTGTTTCTGACTCCGCGGATTCCGATACCCCGACAGACTTTGGAAACTTTACCCCAGTAGATACACAATTTTCCGAGGTGGAAGTACAGACCGAAGAAAGCACTCTATCCGCTGATGTAGAAACTGAAACTGGTGCTGTGTCCGAAGAGGAACGTTTCTTCGGGTTAACGCTCGCTGAAATCAAAGAGAAAATCCCTGTGCTTGAGGAAGCAATCCACACGAACCTAACCAAAGCTGTGGAACTCTACACCGATTTGACAAGTACGGATGGAATAGAAAAAAAATCACCCGAACTCGCCGCTTGGCGCGACGAGACATGGGCAGAGATAAAGCGGCTTTTCCACGAAGCGTCCCGTCAGAAAATTCCACGCTATGTCTCATATTTGAAGGTAACAGGCGGAGATAATCCGCTACTCCCCGGGGGATGGATCTCCGAACTAACAGAACCGCTACCGATGCAGGTTACTTATAACGGAACATTTCAATAAACGTCCTTAAGAGAGATTAGGAGAAAACAATGTTTCTTTTATTGAACTCCAAGACGATGCATTACGTAATTTTCGGTCTTGTTTCCTTCGTGTGTTTCACGACCGCATTCGCACAACAAAAAGATTCACTGCCTGTCTTACCACAGAACGCCATAGATGCTGAAAACGATTTTAATATGATTCTACTCGGCATGCGGAATTATGACGGAGCCGCGCTATCCGGCGAGGGTGAATGTCTATATGTCTTTAGACAACCCGGAACGCCTGATGCCTATCGCACTTGGAAGGCACGTCTCACGTTCGATCCATGGCATACACGCATGGACTTTAAAGAAGGCTTCTCCAATAATACGCAAACGCCGAGAGTAACGCTTATTTCATCGCCAAGCGGCACTTTAGAGATAACATACACTAAAACAGAGGAACCGAACTATTTTTTTCGGCGTAGTTTGCAAGCCGAAAATTTGCCATTAAAAAGCCAAACAGAGATCAAATTAGATGCCTCAAGAGACTGGGTGGATCCAAGGCGATGGCTCCACAGCATTGATGGACGGGCCTTACCGACCTATCTGAAAGAACAAAACTTCCGTATCCTAAAATCCGAGTTTTTCAACGGTTTCCCGTGTTATGTCCTCGAAGCAAAACAGCCAGACCAACAAGGCGGTAGTTTTGAAAGAATTTGGGTTTCGCCTGAGTTGGGTCTGCGCTATTTGCAATATGAAAACCGCTTTCTAAGTGCGGCAGACTCCGCAGATGGGCAGATCAAGAAAGGCACACCCGCTGTCAGACGCATTAGACTCTCCTATGGACTATACGGTGAAGACGCATGGTTTGTCACAAATGGAATTGCAGAAACATTCTGGATCGATGCCGATGGCGAGGAACACCTCATCAACCGGGCTATCATAGAGACACAGAACTTCATAGTGAATCACGAGATACCACTTGAAGTATTCACCGTTGACCTCCCCGACAACGCCACGATTCAGGTAGGTACGGAAGACAAGAAATTGTCCCCAGAAGAATTTCGCCAATGGTACGATGAAATACACTTCAAAGGTATAAGACTCATCAAAGACCGATAATTGATCCAACAAGATTGACCTAAACTCTCTCACTGGCGAGGTTACCCAACCTCGCCATTTATATTTGCATAGCAGTTCATAGAAAAATGTGATACAATATAGAAAGGTGTAGATCTCCCCTGGTAGGCGCGCTTTGCGAGCACGCCGATCAAATATGTATTATTAATCGTTCAATTCACTAACAGTTTAAAAATGCGGAAACTCTCTTTAGCTACCTTTCTTATTCTACTACTCAACAGCGCGTACCTGTTCAGCTTCGGCGAACCGACGCTCTTTTATATCTTCAACGTCCTACTCCACATTGGACTCGGTATCGTCCTGATACTCCCGTTCTGCATCTATGTCTATAAGCATTTAGGACACCGCTCGCAAGCCCATATTCAGAAGCAAAGCACCGCAACACTCGGACAATTGGGGGGTATCGGGATAACCGTTGGTATCATCACTGGTGTCTATCTGATGATCGTCGGTGCGACAACCCCCTACCGGTGGCTTCTCATCACACACATTGTCAGTGTAAGCGCGGGGTGCCTCCTTTTCTGCATTTACCTACTAAGAAGTACCGAACTTCTCACGCCACTGTTGCGAAAAATAACAGTAGGCGTACTGGCTATTGTCGTTATTTTCCCTATTGGCGCGAAACTCGCGCAACACTACCTCCCGAATGAAAGGTATCTCGTCGAAAACCCTGCGCTCCCACCTACGAGCATGTACGAAGAAGGCGGTGGCACAACCGGTCATTTTTTCCCCGCATCCGTCGAAACAGAAACAGGTGCCTTAATCCCGACCGATTTCTTTCTCACATCAGAAACCTGTGCCGCAAAAGGGTGCCACCCAGACATCTATCAGCAGTGGAACGAATCCGCCCATCACTTCTCCTCTTTCAACAACCAATGGTATCGTAAGTCGATTATCTATATGCAGGAGGTCAACGGCATCCAGCCGTCTAAGTGGTGTGGCGGCTGCCACGACCCAGCGATTCTACTCAACGGTGTAATGGACAAACCTATCCGCGAGAATCTTCATACACCTGCCGCACAAGCCGGACTCGCTTGCACAGCGTGCCACTCCATCGAACGCGTCAAAGATACGATGGGTAACAGTGGATATGTGATTAAATATCCACCACTCCACGACATCGCTGCCAGTGATAACCCGATCATTCGGAATCTGCACAACTACCTCATCCGACTCGACCCAGAACCGCACAAAAAAAGTTTCCTGAAACCGTTCCATCGTCAAAACACCGCCGAATTCTGTTCAACGTGTCATAAAGTGCACCTCGATGAACCGGTCAACAATTTCCGATGGGTGCGCGGTTTCAACGACTACGATCAGTGGCAGAAAAGTGGTGTCTCCCACCAAGGCGCGTTGTCTTTTTACTATCCTGAAACGGCGAAAAAGTGTGTCGATTGTCACATGCCGCTTGTCGATTCCACAGATGCCGCAAATATCAACGGCAAGGTTCACAACCACCGTTTCCCCGCAGCGAACACGGCACTTCCATTCGTCAACCAACATCCAGACCAACTCAAAGCCGTGACAGATTTCTTGCAGGATGAAGTGATAACGTTAGACCTATTCGCAGATGGTGCCCCGATCCCCAGCAATGGCGTTGAAGTTGCACGAAATGAAAACACGCGGGTCGATGTTGTGGTGCGTACACGCGGCGTCGGACACCGTTTCCCCACTGGCACGATTGACGCGTTCGACATCTGGTTGGAAGTGAAAGCCACTGATGAAAACGGAAAGATCGTCTTCTGGAACGGCAGGATTGCTGCACCTGATGGAAACGGTCCCGTTGATCCGAGCGCGCATTTTTACCGCGGCTATATGCTTGATGCACACGGTAACCTGATTAATAAACGGAACGCTTGGGCACTGCGAACAGTCCTCTATTCAAACACAATCCCACCCGGTGCTGCTGATACCGTCCGCTACAGACTCGAAATCCCGTCCGATTGCGGAGATATTCTCACCATCAAAGCGAAACTCAATTACCGCAAATTCAACTGGTGGCATACACAATGGGCTTATGCAGGCGTACGCGACCCAGAAGATACCGACTTCCAAGTAGATAAAGGCTACGATGATGGCAAATGGGTCTGGACAGGTGATACTTCAGATGTCGCCGGAAAGATTAAGGCGATCCCAAATCTACCGATTACAGAGATGGCATCTGCTACAGCAACCCTAAAAGTAGTAGGCACAGTCCCTGGGTTCCCGTCCACTGAAGTAGCAGAAAACACACGTGAACGCTGGAACGACTACGGCATCGGACTCCTCCTACAAGGCGATCTGAAAGCCGCCGAAACCGCATTCCTGAAGGTAACGGAGATCGAACCGGGATACCTCGACGGGTGGGTCAATGTGGCAAGAGTCAGAATTGAAGAAGGTGATATGCAGGGTGCCGAAGCGATGCTTGAGAAAGCGTTTGAAATTCAGAAGACCTTGTCAGCTGAAAGCCCCCATCGAGCGAAGGTTCACTACTTTTACGCGCTCGTTCAGGAGACACACGGCAACTATGACACAGCGATTGAGCATCTCCAACACGCCGCCGCGCAATTTCCGCGCGACACCCGTGTCCGAAACCAACTCGGACGTATGCACTTCCTAAAACGCGAATACGAAACAGCGTTAACCGAATTCCAGAAAACGCTCACCGTTGACCCAGAAGATTTGGACGCACACTACAACATGATGCGTTGTTACCGCGCCCTCAAGAACCCATCGCTCGCCGCGAAATCACAGAAACTCTACTTACGTTTTAAAGCAGACGAATCCGTCGATGCAATCACCGGCATCCCCCGCCGCGCCGATCCGAATGTCAACCGCGAACGCCAACGGATTCACGAACACACCAATAGTTACACCAAATCTGAAAAATAAATTTGCACTTCAATAATTTTGAAACTCATATTAACGTAGGTAAAACAAATCGTCAGAGCCACGCCTGAAAAACTCCCGATCCAAAGACAAACACCATTCAACGAACTTGACCACTACTGCCGTGATTGCTTCACTGCCGAACCAGAACGCGGCTAATTCCCGGACGTGGAATGGGCCTTTGTTTCGCATCTTTAGGAGGTGCGCGTGGACTTCAGAGAGGATTCTCTCCATAGTGTGTCTCCTACCGCTGGCAATACCGAGCCGCTTTTTTATTAAATAGGTCCCGCCGTTTTCAGGAAGTTTCACACTTACTTCCAACTGTTTGCGGGCAGATCCAAATAACGCTCTGCGTGCTTCTGTAACACCGTGCACAAGAAACAGTTTTTCACGCGGTCTTACTTTGCGAACCAAATCAATCAATTCATTTTTGTCCGCATGTGCTGAAAGCGAATAACGTTCCACTCGGCATTTGACATCAAAGCGTTCACCGTCTAAAAACCACACTCGGTCTTCTGAGTTTTTTCGCTCTCTTAAATCCTCTAACGCGCGTCCCGGAGTGCCTTCAGCTTGATACCCGGTAATTGCAATCAGGTTTCTTGGATTTGCGACTAATTGTTTCGCATAGACGATTGACTTACCACCGTTCAACATACCTGAAGATGCCACAATGCAACAAGGTCCCCCTGCTAAAACATCTTCGGGTTTATAATTGCGTGGCACCTCTTCTATCACATCGGAATAAAAAAGAGACTCACCTTGTTCCGCTTTACGCCTCAAGGGACGTTGAAGCTCATCGGCAAATCCAGAGTATATTGCATTAACATCTCGGACCATCCCATCAACGTAAACAGGAAACTTAGGGATTTGTTCGCTTTCCATTGCCTGCTTCAGAATCAAGATGACTTCCTGAGATCGTCCGATAGCAAAGACGGGGATTAACACTATAGCTTCTTCTTTAATAACCGTGTTGGCTACAGCCGCAGCGAGTCTTTTCTCTTCTTCGCGGCGGTTAAATTTGTGCGGACGATTACCATAAGTTGACTCTATCACCATCACGTCAGGTTTACAACACCACGCAGGCACATCTACACTCGGAATAGTCAACTGTTTGGTAACAGACACATCACCTGTCATCAAGAGAGTTTCAGACTTTCCCTCAATGTAAATCATCGCTGCACCTAAGATGTGCCCCGCGCGAGTCCACCGGGCTATCACACTTGGACAGATCTCTACGGGGTCTGACCATGGCACAGTTTCTATACGTTTCAATACTGCAGCGACATCGCCAGGCGTATACCGCGGGGCCTCACCCGTCTGTTCTTCCTTTTGATGCATTATCTTTATACTGTCTTTTAATAAGACTTCTATAATCGCCTTCGTTGCTTCCGTGCAATATATTTTCACATCTGCCGGTAGCCACTTGTGCAAGTCAGGCAATGCACCCGTATGATCGGTATGCGCGTGTGTCAGGAGGACTGCATCAGGCATGCCTACCTTATCAAACACCGAAAAATCAGGCAACGGTGATCCGTTCGTATGCTCATGATTCATTCGGATACCCGCATCTACAAGAATTGGATATCCATCAATGTTACTTAACGCGGAGGAAGCACCAACTTCACTGGCACCTCCGAGAGGTTGGAAGATCATATTCACTCCTATCGCATAATGACCTTACAAAGGATATTGGTATCCATCTGCAAAGTCCTGAAGAAGCTGCCATAGTACACTTAAGAGTGAGGCACTTAAGTCCTTCATAGTGTGTACATAGCATCAAAATTTATTATAGTAGGTTTTGAAATTAATTATACACTTATTCCTTACCAGATCAGTGTTTGTAGTAGGGCAATTCTGCGGCGTACTTGAAGAAACACTTTCTTCGCATTGGATTTCAGCGTTTGCAAAAACCCCAAATGCGACCTGCATTATTGCCCGTCTCTTCAAAAGGTGGGCAAATAATTACGGGCTCTACTATAAACATTAAACACAGAAACGAATTAAAAATGTGAATATTGATTCACAAAATTTGATGTCTTAATTCATTAAACGAAATGATTGACAAAAAGGTTTGCCTCATAAACAAATATTATGGATTTTCCTTTATCAACCCTATCTTTCCCTTGTGGAGGGTGCATTATTTTCTCGATAGGTTTGTTATCATGCCCTCTTGATTTCTAATAGGTATCGTTGTTAGGATTCAGCTGATTAGCATGATTGTCGCGATTGCCTTGAGTGTTCCGTCCGCGATTATTAACACGCTTTTTTCCCATTTTTTACTTCCTTTTTCGATGAAGGCATCGCTTTAGGATAACGCTATCTTTTCCACTCGTAACGATCATCTTTTTCCCGTGTCCGGTGCAATTCTTTTCGGCGGGTACGCATTGCACCTGCCTGATCAATTTCTACGCCAAGCGTTATGAGATGCGCCTGTCGAAGCCACCAAAACGCCTCGAACAGCGGTCTACGCGGCGATGCACCTTCGTCTAAATTGGGTTTATCTCGATCCAGATGTCGAACCCGTTTATGTGCCTTCTTAGCAAGTTCTTTAACCATTTCATCAGGATCGTTGTTCAATAGCCAGAAAAGTGTCCGGTGTCCTCGTCCACCCGGATTAACACGCAATGCAGCCAGTGCTTGTACATAACACCGCCGCCACACTGGACGTGGTTCCATAAAATCCTCATTGTCGAAACCAGATTTTTTATTCCTTTCCTTTTTTGTTTTCAGTCGTTCGAGACAAAACTTGGCAAACTCCTCACGTAATTTTTGGAGGGGCATGTCTCGCTTCAGTTCATCCTTAAGGTTCTGCGGGTACATTGACGTACCAATCCATAAAGGGATTTGACTATACGGTTGAGGGGGTTTTTCTTGGTCAGGCTCGTTCCAAAATCCAAGATCGGACGCAACGGCTTGCGACTTCATTCCTGTGAAAGCTAATAATAAAGGTTTCAAGCGTTTCCACGGTGCGGCGAAAACCAGCAGTACATAGAAAGCCTTTTGATAAAAATCGCGAACATCTTTATCTTCAAAGACTTCAGGTGTATCTCTAAGCACAGGTCGCAAGCGGCCGATATGCTCCGATGCACTCTCAACGAGCCTATTTTTCAAGTCGTCTGATAGTCTTCCTTTTGGTTCCAGCCCTCCCATACCCCAACTGAAAATATGTGTGGCTAAATGCCACCACGCTTTGAGCAAAGTTGAGCGTTCCTGATTTGACTCAGGCTTCTTTGCATCCAGCAACTTAAAAAATGGGAGCAACTCATCTGCTACATGCTGCCATCCTTCATTCAAAGAAGCCCCAGGGCCAAGTGCCACGCCCAATGCATAACCAATATCGTTTAGGAGTCCAAAAATCCTATCGCCTAAAAGAGCATCTGCTAATTCAGAAAAGTCTTGCTGTAACGTGTCTAACCTGACTATCTGGCGACGTTCTTCATTTGCCCGAAATCGCCAGATTAACCAAGGATAAAACCGTTCAAGTTGTTCAAATTGTGTTGGAGCATTAAAATCACTGTTAGACCAGCCGCCTGGTCGAATCGTGCTTAATAAATTTATATCGACTACCTTGTCTAAAGGTACCCCTTCTGGAAAGAGAAATGGCAGCAGCTTATTAATATCTAAAGAAGTGCTATGTGGATACCTAATTTTACTCAGTTTTTTCAAACTCTCTGGGCTGAATTTTGCATGTTTCTGGAACGCGCTAATCCATTCAGGGATATCCCCCGATCCATCTTTTGACTTCTTGAGTTCAATATTGGGGGACAGACTTCCGATGCCTCCGGGTCCAAACTCAAGCATCGAACTAAAAAGAAGCATCAGGCGGGTTTGGCCGTCCTTTTCGCCTTGAGTCCATTCTTCTAACAGAGTCTTTAAACCGGATTTTAACTCGGCATCAAACGGAGCAGATTCATTTCTGAATACAGATTCACGGCTCGGATCGCCAAAGCAGTCGCGGTGTTTAAAAACGCGAACAAGCCACTCTTGATCCGCAGTGGAAAAACCGGCAGATTCAAGACACTGCTTAACACGTTGTATTTCTTCAAGAGGCGTATCATCTAACGGAAAAACAAGTTCATTTTCAGTTTTGCGCATGAAATGCTCCTTTTCCATGAAGGAGAACAAAACTATATCCTATGAAAAATCCGATAAACTCAGATTACTAACCCTTAGGATTCCCGATGAAAGTGTATCAGGACCGGAGGAGATGCATAAGACATCTAAGCGACGAGGTTAGATTTCACTTCACTAATTTTAAAATAACACAAAAAACGGTAAATGTCAAATTTATTTTAACATTATTTTGATAGTATTTGACAATCCACCTATAATATGCTATCGTATTAAAAGCACTATGCTCCTAAAAACCCTATACCTCGGAAACCATTTTGACCAACGATCACGCAAAAGACCTCTTACGGCAATTACCCGCCATCGAAAAACTCCTGAACACACAGGAGATGCTCGACTTGCAAACCACCTACACGCGCCCGCTCGTCACAGAAGCACTGCGCGATGCTGTTGCTGACATCCGAAACGAAATCCTCAGCGGAAATCAGACACAACTCCCAGAACACACGGAATACGCCGAACGGACACTCCAGAAAATTGCGGCGAAAACAGTACCCCGCATGCGTCCCGTCGTTAATGCAACAGGCACGGTTACACATACCAACTTAGGCAGGTCTTTGCTAAGCGACGATGCCTGCGAAGCCATCCAGCAAGCCGCACAAAACTACGTTAACCTTGAATACGACATCGAAACAGGCAGCCGAGGACATCGGGACAGGATCACCGAACCGCTCCTACAGCAATTGACAGGCTGTGAGGCTTCCACGATCGTCAATAACAACGCTGCTGCTGTGCTACTCGCACTTCAGACCGTGGCACGCGGTAAAGAGGTCATCGTCTCACGTGGAGAACTGATCGAAATCGGTGGCGCATTTCGTATCCCAGATGTTATGGCGGCAAGTGGTGCGATACTCCGAGAAGTCGGCACCACAAACCGAACCCATCTCCGAGATTACGCCGAGGCTATCAATGAGAACACAGGACTATTGCTCAAAGTACATCCGAGCAACTACAAAATCCTCGGTTTCACATCAACCCCGACAATGGAAGAAATAACGGAACTCGGTACACAGCAAGGCATCCCCACAATGGAAGACCTCGGCAGCGGCGCACTTATTGATATGACAGCCTATGGACTTCCCCATGAACCCCTTGTCGGCGAACGCATCGAAAGTGGTGTCGATATTGTTACCTTCAGCGGCGACAAGCTGCTCGGTGGACCACAAGCAGGCATTATCGTCGGTAAAGCAGAATGGATCGAAAAGATGCGTAAAAACCCGATGATGCGGGCACTTCGGGTCGATAAACTCATCATTGCCGGTCTATCTGCAACATTGCAACGCTATCTCATTGACAGCACCACCGCCGCCGAACAATTTCCGATGCTCAACCGCTACACCCGCCCTATAGAGACACTCCACGCTGTCGCAGAAAAACTTAAAGCGCAACTCCGAGACATCTTGGTGGAGACAGTCAACATTCAGATCTCGGAAACCTACGGTCAGATCGGGAGTGGTGCGCTTCCAGTTGAAACACTACCGAGTGTCGCGCTTGTTCTTGAACCTTCAGAGACATCCGCTGAAACACTCGCTGCACAGTTCAGAAACGCCACAATCCCTATCATCGGTAGAATCAAAGACGGCCTTTTTTGGCTGGATCTCCGTACAGTTTATGAAAGAGAACAGGCGTGGATCGTTGAAGCCGCGACACAAATAGCCAAAATGCCATGAAGATTGCCGACATCCTTCTCATCTGCATCGTCTGTGTGAGTATATCCGCCTGCGCGCAGCGCGATGAAGGTTCACCCACCACCGAACACGCAACTGAAATCGTTTCTGAGATCGACGGTGCCACAATGGTCTTGATTCCGGCAGGTACGTTTCAGATGGGATCCACGATCGGGGATAGTGACGAACAACCGGTGCATACTGTTACCCTCAACGCATTTTACATGGACCAGTATGAAGTAACGAACGCACGTTACCAAAAATTTGTCGAAAGTACAGGCTACCCTCAACCACCACTGTCGCATAACCCGCGGTTCAATGCCCCGGACACACCTGTCGTCCATGTAAAATGGCGTGATGTTGCCGCCTATGCTGCATGGGCAAATAAACGGTTACCCACTGAAGCAGAATGGGAATACGCCGCACGCGGAAATCTGACTGGAAAATTATACCCGAATGGTGATATAATTACACATACAGACGCGAATTTCGGCGGCACAGGTGGAACAGATAGATGGAAGTGGGCGGCACCCGTCGGCAGTTTCCCGCCAAACGGCTATAACTTATACGACATGGTAGGGAATGCCTGGGAATGGTGTTTCGACGAATACAACGGCGAATTCTACAGTCAGAGTCCAGAAAATAATCCGCGTTTCGGCAGAGAAATCGCACCAGATAACGAAAATTTCCGGATCCTACGCGGTGGCGGCTGGGGCGGGAGTCCTGAGGACCTTCGTGTCGCAGATCGGTGGTACCATCTCTCATCTGGCAGTACCATCGGCTTTCGTTGTGTAAAGGACATACCGTAGAAGAAAAAGGAAAAATAATACCATCTCTGGTTATATATTTCCCACTTGTAGCACAAACTTTTAGTTGGTGTCGGGCGGCACCACAATCCATAACAAACTTGTAACGAGACATCAATGTTTAGAATAGCATAAGAAAACATGCAATTAACCCAATTTTGTTGAAGCACATCAGAAACCCTGAAGAATCGGAGCGAAAACCCAATCGCTAAAAATATGGCAGTTTCAGTTCAATTAACGCATGTCACAAAAGCATTTGACACAACGATCGCAGTCAATGACGTGAGCCTGAATATTGAGAAGGGCGAATTCTTCTTCCTTCTCGGCCCGTCCGGATGCGGTAAATCAACCTTTCTGCGTATCGTCGCTGGGTTCTACAAACCCGACACCGGCGAATTACGGTTTGACGACACTGTTGTGAACAACGTACCGCCGCATCAACGTAATACAGGGATGGTATTCCAAAACTATGCCCTCTGGCCCCACATGTCCGTCGCCGAAAATATCGAATACGGACTCACACTCCGCAAACTCGGCAAATCGGAACGGGACGAAAAGATTACGCGCGCCTTAGAAATGGTGCAGATGGTAGACTATCACGACCGCGCAGTCAACACACTTTCAGGCGGACAACAGCAGCGCATTGCACTCGCCCGCGCCCTTGTCATTGAACCGAGCGTTCTCCTTCTTGATGAACCGATTAGCAACCTTGATGCCGCACTCCGACAACAGATGCGCGACGAAATCAAACAGATCCACGATCGAACGAACATCACAATGTTCTATGTTACACACGACCAAGTCGATGCGCTCTCTATGGCGGACCGGATGGCAATCATGCAG
The genomic region above belongs to Candidatus Poribacteria bacterium and contains:
- a CDS encoding tetratricopeptide repeat protein, producing MRKLSLATFLILLLNSAYLFSFGEPTLFYIFNVLLHIGLGIVLILPFCIYVYKHLGHRSQAHIQKQSTATLGQLGGIGITVGIITGVYLMIVGATTPYRWLLITHIVSVSAGCLLFCIYLLRSTELLTPLLRKITVGVLAIVVIFPIGAKLAQHYLPNERYLVENPALPPTSMYEEGGGTTGHFFPASVETETGALIPTDFFLTSETCAAKGCHPDIYQQWNESAHHFSSFNNQWYRKSIIYMQEVNGIQPSKWCGGCHDPAILLNGVMDKPIRENLHTPAAQAGLACTACHSIERVKDTMGNSGYVIKYPPLHDIAASDNPIIRNLHNYLIRLDPEPHKKSFLKPFHRQNTAEFCSTCHKVHLDEPVNNFRWVRGFNDYDQWQKSGVSHQGALSFYYPETAKKCVDCHMPLVDSTDAANINGKVHNHRFPAANTALPFVNQHPDQLKAVTDFLQDEVITLDLFADGAPIPSNGVEVARNENTRVDVVVRTRGVGHRFPTGTIDAFDIWLEVKATDENGKIVFWNGRIAAPDGNGPVDPSAHFYRGYMLDAHGNLINKRNAWALRTVLYSNTIPPGAADTVRYRLEIPSDCGDILTIKAKLNYRKFNWWHTQWAYAGVRDPEDTDFQVDKGYDDGKWVWTGDTSDVAGKIKAIPNLPITEMASATATLKVVGTVPGFPSTEVAENTRERWNDYGIGLLLQGDLKAAETAFLKVTEIEPGYLDGWVNVARVRIEEGDMQGAEAMLEKAFEIQKTLSAESPHRAKVHYFYALVQETHGNYDTAIEHLQHAAAQFPRDTRVRNQLGRMHFLKREYETALTEFQKTLTVDPEDLDAHYNMMRCYRALKNPSLAAKSQKLYLRFKADESVDAITGIPRRADPNVNRERQRIHEHTNSYTKSEK
- a CDS encoding MBL fold metallo-hydrolase; its protein translation is MIFQPLGGASEVGASSALSNIDGYPILVDAGIRMNHEHTNGSPLPDFSVFDKVGMPDAVLLTHAHTDHTGALPDLHKWLPADVKIYCTEATKAIIEVLLKDSIKIMHQKEEQTGEAPRYTPGDVAAVLKRIETVPWSDPVEICPSVIARWTRAGHILGAAMIYIEGKSETLLMTGDVSVTKQLTIPSVDVPAWCCKPDVMVIESTYGNRPHKFNRREEEKRLAAAVANTVIKEEAIVLIPVFAIGRSQEVILILKQAMESEQIPKFPVYVDGMVRDVNAIYSGFADELQRPLRRKAEQGESLFYSDVIEEVPRNYKPEDVLAGGPCCIVASSGMLNGGKSIVYAKQLVANPRNLIAITGYQAEGTPGRALEDLRERKNSEDRVWFLDGERFDVKCRVERYSLSAHADKNELIDLVRKVRPREKLFLVHGVTEARRALFGSARKQLEVSVKLPENGGTYLIKKRLGIASGRRHTMERILSEVHAHLLKMRNKGPFHVRELAAFWFGSEAITAVVVKFVEWCLSLDREFFRRGSDDLFYLR
- the selA gene encoding L-seryl-tRNA(Sec) selenium transferase; the encoded protein is MTNDHAKDLLRQLPAIEKLLNTQEMLDLQTTYTRPLVTEALRDAVADIRNEILSGNQTQLPEHTEYAERTLQKIAAKTVPRMRPVVNATGTVTHTNLGRSLLSDDACEAIQQAAQNYVNLEYDIETGSRGHRDRITEPLLQQLTGCEASTIVNNNAAAVLLALQTVARGKEVIVSRGELIEIGGAFRIPDVMAASGAILREVGTTNRTHLRDYAEAINENTGLLLKVHPSNYKILGFTSTPTMEEITELGTQQGIPTMEDLGSGALIDMTAYGLPHEPLVGERIESGVDIVTFSGDKLLGGPQAGIIVGKAEWIEKMRKNPMMRALRVDKLIIAGLSATLQRYLIDSTTAAEQFPMLNRYTRPIETLHAVAEKLKAQLRDILVETVNIQISETYGQIGSGALPVETLPSVALVLEPSETSAETLAAQFRNATIPIIGRIKDGLFWLDLRTVYEREQAWIVEAATQIAKMP
- a CDS encoding formylglycine-generating enzyme family protein, whose amino-acid sequence is MKIADILLICIVCVSISACAQRDEGSPTTEHATEIVSEIDGATMVLIPAGTFQMGSTIGDSDEQPVHTVTLNAFYMDQYEVTNARYQKFVESTGYPQPPLSHNPRFNAPDTPVVHVKWRDVAAYAAWANKRLPTEAEWEYAARGNLTGKLYPNGDIITHTDANFGGTGGTDRWKWAAPVGSFPPNGYNLYDMVGNAWEWCFDEYNGEFYSQSPENNPRFGREIAPDNENFRILRGGGWGGSPEDLRVADRWYHLSSGSTIGFRCVKDIP
- a CDS encoding ABC transporter ATP-binding protein encodes the protein MAVSVQLTHVTKAFDTTIAVNDVSLNIEKGEFFFLLGPSGCGKSTFLRIVAGFYKPDTGELRFDDTVVNNVPPHQRNTGMVFQNYALWPHMSVAENIEYGLTLRKLGKSERDEKITRALEMVQMVDYHDRAVNTLSGGQQQRIALARALVIEPSVLLLDEPISNLDAALRQQMRDEIKQIHDRTNITMFYVTHDQVDALSMADRMAIMQDGVVIQVGTPREVYQFPKNAFVASFVGETNFISGKVQQTSNGSATIETPVGTLHSKTVYHDLSEGTPVQCSIRPEALIVGNNENNHTENTITAKITAVNYLGRIEEYQLVAADVPLKAVHYNPGIETKKPGDTVQIKISAETIIPLPN